Proteins encoded in a region of the Benincasa hispida cultivar B227 chromosome 2, ASM972705v1, whole genome shotgun sequence genome:
- the LOC120070693 gene encoding probable RNA 3'-terminal phosphate cyclase-like protein, which yields MVKTKYKELKGSQILRQRLVLATLSRTPVRIYDIRPNTISPGLRPYEKSFLDLLEKVCDDCFIDINETGTSLKYKPGIVMGGRNLVHDCGLSRSIGYFLEPLILLALFGRKPLSIKLKGITNDSKDPSVDTFQSTTLPMLKRFGVNPDDVNLKIESRGVPPHGGGEVILTISSVKSFSAVSWTDEGLVKRIRGVSFSTRVSSQFEHAMITAARGVFNRLLPDVHIGTDHRKGPRAGNSPGFGISLVAETTTDCLISVDTAVSYGYAEETTEFEEEKQELPNPEDVGEDMAFALLNDIKNGGVVDSTHQGLLFLLCALCPKDVSKVRVGEITPYGIATLRNIEEFLKVTFHIEPDHSNHTILLKCVGYDLKNFSMKHV from the exons ATGGTGAAGACAAAGTACAAAGAATTAAAGGGAAGCCAAATTCTAAGACAAAGATTGGTATTGGCAACACTGAGCCGCACTCCAGTTCGAATCTATGATATTCGACCCAATACGATCTCTCCAGGCCTTCGACCTTACGAGAAATCCTTTCTCGACTTGTTGGAGAAGGTCTGCGATGACTGTTTCATCGACATCAATGAGACCG GCACAAGCTTGAAGTACAAGCCTGGGATTGTGATGGGTGGGAGAAATTTGGTGCATGATTGTGGTCTTAGTCGCTCCATTGGCTATTTCCTTGAGCCATTGATTCTTCTTGCTTTGTTTGGTAGGAAGCCCCTCTCCATTAAGCTGAAAG GTATTACAAATGATTCAAAGGATCCATCCGTTGATACTTTCCAATCTACTACCTTGCCCATGTTAAAGCGTTTTGGAGTTAATCCAGATgatgtaaatttgaaaattgaaagtcGTGGGGTACCACCTCATGGCGGTGGAGAAGTGATTTTGACCATCTCAAGTGTTAAAAGTTTCTCT GCAGTATCTTGGACTGATGAAGGATTGGTCAAAAGAATTAGAGGTGTTTCATTTTCAACTAGGGTGTCTTCTCAGTTTGAGCATGCCATGATAACTGCAGCTCGTGGAGTATTTAATCGCCTGCTTCCAGATGTGCATATAGGTACTGATCATAGAAAGGGACCTCGAGCTGGAAA TTCACCTGGGTTTGGCATTTCACTGGTTGCGGAAACTACGACGGATTGTTTAATATCTGTTGATACTGCAGTTTCATATGGATATGCTGAAGAAACAACCGAGTTCGAAGAAGAGAAGCAAGAGCTTCCAAATCCTGAAGACGTTGGTGAAGATATGGCTTTTGCTTTGCTCAATGACATAAAAAATGGTGGCGTAGTTGACTCCACACACCAG GGATTATTGTTCCTTCTTTGTGCATTATGTCCAAAGGACGTCTCGAAGGTCCGGGTTGGGGAGATCACTCCATATGGGATAGCAACTCTCAGAAACATAGAAGAGTTCTTGAAAGTAACGTTTCATATTGAACCAGATCATTCCAACCATACCATCTTACTGAAATGTGTTGGTTACGACTTAAAGAACTTCTCGATGAAGCACGTCTAA